One genomic segment of Planctomycetia bacterium includes these proteins:
- a CDS encoding tryptophan-rich sensory protein yields the protein MPWLEWYDSLAKPSWTPAPATIGLIWQILYPIILVSFGFVFVQAFRRKLPWLVALPFAINLVANLSFTPIQFGLRNLPLAAVDILIVLGTIVWMMAAIRRYYRSVALAQVPYLIWVSLATVLQLSITAMNWGTAP from the coding sequence ATGCCCTGGCTCGAATGGTACGACTCGCTCGCCAAACCCAGCTGGACGCCCGCCCCGGCAACCATCGGGCTGATCTGGCAGATTCTCTACCCGATCATTCTCGTCAGCTTCGGGTTCGTGTTCGTACAGGCGTTTCGTAGGAAATTGCCATGGCTCGTGGCTCTGCCGTTCGCCATCAACCTCGTTGCCAACCTGAGCTTCACGCCGATTCAGTTCGGTTTGCGGAACCTGCCGCTGGCGGCGGTGGACATCCTGATCGTGTTGGGAACGATCGTCTGGATGATGGCGGCGATCCGGCGGTACTATCGCTCGGTCGCCTTGGCGCAAGTGCCGTATTTGATTTGGGTTTCGCTTGCGACGGTGCTGCAACTGTCGATCACGGCGATGAATTGGGGGACGGCCCCTTGA
- the uvsE gene encoding UV DNA damage repair endonuclease UvsE: protein MIRLGLCCTFRDQPIKFVTTTATSIGKMKRPDALAKLSRLCLENADALLAALQYCADNGIGCFRINSQILPIKTHPTCGYEVDDLPDGDEIIRRFQACGKFTEKHKLRTCFHPDQFVVLNSPRLDVVENSLQELEYQGEVAEWIEADVINIHGGGAYGDKPKALAEFARNLDRLSSRVRSRLTVENDDKVFTPADLLPICGATGIPLVYDVHHHRCLPDGLSIEEATKQAMTTWNREPLFHLSSPLEGWDGPKPERHHDFIDVNDFPDCWRRKKITVEVEAKAKEAAVEKLRAELSNG from the coding sequence TTGATTCGGCTCGGCCTTTGCTGCACGTTTCGGGACCAGCCCATCAAGTTCGTCACGACGACGGCTACCTCCATCGGCAAGATGAAGCGCCCCGACGCCCTGGCGAAGTTGAGCCGTCTCTGCTTGGAAAACGCCGACGCCTTGCTGGCCGCCCTTCAGTATTGTGCCGACAACGGCATCGGCTGCTTTCGGATCAACAGCCAAATTCTCCCCATCAAAACGCATCCGACGTGCGGGTACGAGGTCGATGATCTGCCGGATGGCGACGAGATCATTCGCCGCTTCCAAGCGTGCGGTAAGTTCACCGAGAAACACAAGCTGCGAACCTGTTTCCATCCCGATCAATTCGTGGTGCTGAACTCGCCCCGACTCGACGTGGTTGAAAACTCCTTGCAGGAACTTGAATACCAGGGGGAAGTGGCCGAATGGATCGAGGCGGATGTCATCAACATCCACGGGGGCGGGGCCTACGGCGACAAGCCCAAGGCCCTTGCTGAGTTCGCCCGCAATCTCGACCGGCTCTCATCGAGGGTCCGAAGCCGATTGACCGTCGAGAACGACGACAAAGTTTTCACGCCTGCCGATCTGTTGCCGATCTGCGGGGCCACCGGCATCCCGCTGGTGTATGACGTGCACCATCACCGTTGTCTTCCCGATGGTCTGAGCATCGAAGAAGCCACGAAGCAGGCTATGACGACATGGAATCGGGAGCCGCTATTCCATCTTTCCAGTCCGTTGGAAGGCTGGGACGGCCCCAAGCCTGAACGACATCACGACTTCATCGACGTGAATGACTTTCCCGATTGCTGGCGGCGAAAAAAGATCACCGTCGAAGTCGAAGCCAAAGCGAAAGAAGCAGCGGTAGAGAAGTTGAGGGCGGAGTTGAGCAACGGGTGA